Part of the Streptomyces sp. NBC_00457 genome, TACTGCTTGAGCTGCGCGCCCTGCCACAGCGACTGGCTGGTCACGTCGGCGCACTTGGAACTGTGCCGGGCGATCAGGGTGTTGTACGTGGCGCTCGCGCCGCTGATCGTGCCGGTGGCGGTGTCGATGGTGACCTCCGGCGACCAGGACATCGACATCGAGGTGGAGGTCGGGAAGGTCAGCGGCAGCCAGACGTAGCGGGAGTCGTTGACGGTGCCGCCGAAGGAGTTGCCCCAGCGGTCGCCCAGGTAGAGGTACGAGGTGGTCGACGTGCCCTGCACGGGGAGGACGTACGCGGTCTGCGAGCCGTAGGTCGTGGAGTCGCCCACGTTCTTCATCGCGGTCCACGGGCCGGTGATGTTCGTGGCGGTGGCGTACTGCTGCTGGTTGGGACTCCAGCCGGTCGCGCCCGACGTCAGCATGAAGTAGACGCCGCCCCGCTTGAACAGCGCCGGGGCCTCGCGGTGGCCGCCGTGCCAGGGGTCCGCGACCAGGGCGGCGATGCCGGTGTAGTCGCTGGTCAGGCGGTAGATCTGGAGGTCGTAGTTCTCGCGGGCGGCGGAGATCATGTAGCCGGCGCCGTCGGTGTCGACGAAGACCGTGATGTCGCGGGACATGTGCTGGCCGAGCGGGCGGAAGCTGCCCCGCCAGGTGTAGTTGCCGTCCACGGTGTCGGAGACGGCCACGGCGGCCCGGGCCTCGCTGTAGTCGGAACCGTTCTCCTTGTGCATCCACATCACGAACTTGCCGGTGGACGCGTTGTACATGACCTTCGGGCGCTCGATGTTGGCGGTGGCGAGCTCCGGGTCGCTGGCCTCGGTCAGGACGTGGTTCCTGAACTCCCAGTTCTTCAGGTCGCTGGAGCGGTAGGCGTCGACGTAACGGAAGGTGTTGTCGGCGTTGCGGTGCTCGCCGAACCAGTAGTAGTACGAGCCGACCTTGATGACCCCGCCGCCGTGGGCGTGCACGGGGGAACCGTTGACGTCGGTGAACTGCGTGCCGTTCACGATGGTCTGGGGTGCGGCCTGGGCCGGGCCCGCGGTGACCAGGGCGCCGGCCAGGGCCAGACAGAGGGCGAGCAGAACCGCGTACACACGTCTCATCTCACGCACTCTCCTTCGCGGAACCGGCCGCCGTGTCGGCCACGGGGATGCCGAAGTCGGGGGTGCCGTCCGGTTTCCAGCCGAGCTTCTGGACGCGGGTGTGCCGGTTGGGGTCGTTCAGCGGGTCGCCGACGATCTCCTTGTACTGGCGGGCGTGGTAGACGATGACGTCCGTGCGGCCGTCCTCGGCGACGGTGAAGCAGTTGTGGCCCGGCCCGTACTGCTTGGTGGTGTCGTTGCTGGTGAACACCGGGGTCGGGGACTTCGACCAGTTCGCCGGGTTCATGAGGTCGGCGTCGGCGTCCACCGTGAGCAGGCCCATGCAGTAGTTGTGGTCGGTCGCGCTGGCCGAGTACGACATGAAGATGCGGCCGTTGCGCTTGATGAACGACGCGCCCTCGTTGACCTTGAAGCCGATGGTCTCCCAGTCGTACTCCGGGGTGGTGAGCCGTACTTGAGGGCCCGTCAGGGTCAGCGGGTCGGCCATCTTCGAGAGCCAGATCGCGGTGTTGTTGTCCATGCCGGGCTCGTGCTGCGCCCAGGAGAGGTAGCGGGTGCCCCGGTGGGTGAAGGTGGTGGCGTCGAGGGAGAACGTCTCCCACGCCGTTTTCAGCTGGCCGCGCTCCACCCAAGTCCCCTTGAACGGGTCTCTGTTGGAGTTCTCCAGGACCCAGATCCGGATGTCCCACACGCTCTCGGCGGGCGCGGCGGCGAAGTAGATGTACCACTTCCCGCCTATGCGGTGGATCTCCGGCGCCCAGATGTGCGCGCCCATGGGGCCGGTGGCGTGCTTGGTCCAGACGACCGACTCGGCGGCGGTGGCGAGCCCGTTCAGGGTGCGGGAGCGGCGCAGGATGATCCGGTCGTACTCGGGGGCGGTCGCCGTGAAGTAGTAGTGGCCGTCGCTGTGGCGGTGGATGTGCGGGTCGGCACGGTTGCGGACGAGCGGGTTCACGAACGGCGCGGCCTTCCGGCTGGGTACGTCGGTGGCGGCGTGGGCCACCGAGGGGGCGGCGACCAGGGCACCCGCGGCCAGGGCGCCCTTCAGCATCAGTCTGCGGTCGAGGGCATGGGATTCGTAGCGGCTCATTCGGGCTGCCTCTCGGGGGGCGAGAAGTTTGATGTGCGGCTCGTTCGGGATCACGAACGTCATCTGTGATTACGAACGCCGAAAAGGTATGGGGGTGCCACGGGGAGGTCAACGGGACTGACGCGCCGAATTTTGGTCGGGCAGATTTCTGTTATCCGTCACCGACCGGCGCGTCTCCTGTGCGTGAGCAGCTTCCCCCACAAGACCGCAGCGGCGGCGGGCGCCTTCGCGGCCGTCGCCTTCCTGGTGACCACTCCCCCTGCCGAGGCCGCGGGCACCCGGGATGTCACCGCCGACGTCCTCGCGGACCGAGACGTGACACTCACCGGCGACACGGTCGTCACCGTGCCGTCGGGGACGACGACGTACGACGGCGCGTTCCACGGCGAGGGCACCCTGACCGTGCGCGGCACCGGCACCCTGGTCCTGACCAAGGACAGCGACTTCACGCTGCCGAAGTCCCGGCAGCGGCAAAGGGTCACGACGCAGGGCGGCAACCACCCGTACGTCACCACGGCCGACCCGGACCCGCCCGCGGTCACGGTCGAGCGCGGGGCGACGCTGCAGTACGGAAACGGCGGCACGACCGGGCTGATCGGCCGCTTCCCGTACAACACCCCGGCGTTCCGGCTCAACCAGGACAACATCCGGGTCGACGGCACCCTGCGGCTCTCCCTGAAGAGCGCCTACAACCTGGGCACCATCAGCGGCTCCGGGCTGATCACCCAGCCGAGGTTCCTCTGGGGCACCTGGGACATCTCGGGCACCCACCCCTTCTCCGGGGTGATCGACAACGGCACACAGGCGAACGCCGGACGACCGGAGTACGCGACGTCACTGCCCAACATGCGCAAGGTCCTCAACCAGGGCACCTGGACCGTCGACACCCCGCTGAGCCAGACCGTCACCCAGCGCATGGACTTCTACCAGCGCGAGTACGGCAGCGACATCAACGTCCAGTCCCGGCCCGGCAGCAAGGTCGTCCTCACCGGCCAGTACAGCTGGTCGAACCAGGGCGGCGACACCGACCCGTCGCTCAGCGACCCGGCCCTGAACTGGACGCCCGCACGCAAGAACATCAACAAGCGCGGCACCAACATCAAGGGCGCCAACGTCCAGTGGGGCGACGGCACCACGAACAAGATCTTCATGCCGGGGACCGCCGAGACCGTCTACATCAACTTGCTCGCGGCCAGGTCCCGTTCACTGCTCACCTTCGACTACAACGGGCCGGTGACCCTGGGCGCCCCCATCGGCGGCGGCGTCTTCCACGACACGCTGTCCGCACCCGGCGCCGGCGACATCGTCATCGCCGGGACACCCGGCAACGACGTCACCTTCGCGGCCAAGCAGTACTACGACGGCTCGACCACCGTGGAGAAGAGGGCGGTGCTGCGACTCGGCTCGGGCAAGCGGGGCGGCGACGGCTCGCTGCTGACGGGCACGGAGCAGCGGCGGGTGGTGAACGACGGCACGCTCGTCGTGCGGAACGTGACCGACCCGGTGAAACTGACGCACGTCAGCGGCAGCGGGTCGCTCGTGCAGTCGGGCGCGGCGACGACCACGCTCACGGGCGGCTCGGTGACGTACACCGGGACCACGACCGTCAAAAAGGGCACCCTGGCGCTGCGGGACGGGGCAACGCTCGTACGCAGCAGGGCGATTCGGCTCTTGTCGGAGGGGGCACGGCTGGACGCGGGTACGGGGGTACTGCGTGTGGCCACTGCCCTCTCCGGCAAGGGCACGGTGAAGGGCTCCGTGACGAACGACGGCGTGGTCGCGGGCGGTGTCGCCGTGACCGGTGACTACACACAGCGCGCTAAGGGCCAACTGGTCCTGGCAGAAAAGCCGTTGAAGGTCGCGGGAGCGGTCAGGCTGGCCGGGGACCTCGATGTATCCGCCGCCGGTACGCGGCCCGCACGTGAGATCACCGTCCTCAACCACACCGGCCGGGCGAAGACCACCGGCACGTTCACCGGTCTGAAGGAGGGCGCCCGGCTGAAGCTCGCGAACACGACGTACCGGATCAGCTACCGGGGCGGCGACGGCAACGACGTCGTCCTGACGACGAAGGCGGCCACCGCGAGCTCCTCCCCGACCGCCTCCACCCGCGCGGCGGCCGGCGCGGCGCCCGCGGACACGCCCACGGCAAGCGCGGAGAGCGAGACGTTCGGCTGGTGGCCGTACGCGCTGGGGCTCGGCCTGCTGGGCGGGCTGATGGTGCCGGCGACGCGACGGATACGGGGCCATGGGGGACGGCGGCGGGGCGGGCGGCACGCGGCGTAGTGGAAGAGCGGGGCGCCCCACATGGTGGGTGATCCGCTCACGCACTGGACACGGACGGCCGTCCGCCGCGTGCTCGACTAGCGTCGTGACATGACCAGCGACACCTCTCTCTCCCTGGCGGACGCCCTCGCCGCCGGAACCGTCGTCCTCGACGGCGGTATGTCCAACCAGCTCGAGTCCGCCGGGCACGACCTGAGTGACGAGCTGTGGTCGGCGCGGCTGCTCGCCGAGCAACCTGAGGCGATCGTCGAGGCCCACCTCGCGTACTTCGAGGCGGGCGCGAATGTGGCGATCACCTCCAGTTATCAGGCCACCTTCGAGGGCTTCGGCAAGCGCGGGATCGGCGAGGAGCGGGCGGCCGAGCTGCTCGCGCTCAGTGTGGAGCTGGCCCGCGAGGCCGCTCGTCGCGCGCGGACGGACCGGCCGCTGTGGGTGGCCGCGTCGGTGGGCCCGTACGGGGCGATGCTCGCGGACGGCTCCGAGTACCGGGGGCGGTACGGGCTGAGCGTGGACGCGCTG contains:
- a CDS encoding autotransporter, translated to MSSFPHKTAAAAGAFAAVAFLVTTPPAEAAGTRDVTADVLADRDVTLTGDTVVTVPSGTTTYDGAFHGEGTLTVRGTGTLVLTKDSDFTLPKSRQRQRVTTQGGNHPYVTTADPDPPAVTVERGATLQYGNGGTTGLIGRFPYNTPAFRLNQDNIRVDGTLRLSLKSAYNLGTISGSGLITQPRFLWGTWDISGTHPFSGVIDNGTQANAGRPEYATSLPNMRKVLNQGTWTVDTPLSQTVTQRMDFYQREYGSDINVQSRPGSKVVLTGQYSWSNQGGDTDPSLSDPALNWTPARKNINKRGTNIKGANVQWGDGTTNKIFMPGTAETVYINLLAARSRSLLTFDYNGPVTLGAPIGGGVFHDTLSAPGAGDIVIAGTPGNDVTFAAKQYYDGSTTVEKRAVLRLGSGKRGGDGSLLTGTEQRRVVNDGTLVVRNVTDPVKLTHVSGSGSLVQSGAATTTLTGGSVTYTGTTTVKKGTLALRDGATLVRSRAIRLLSEGARLDAGTGVLRVATALSGKGTVKGSVTNDGVVAGGVAVTGDYTQRAKGQLVLAEKPLKVAGAVRLAGDLDVSAAGTRPAREITVLNHTGRAKTTGTFTGLKEGARLKLANTTYRISYRGGDGNDVVLTTKAATASSSPTASTRAAAGAAPADTPTASAESETFGWWPYALGLGLLGGLMVPATRRIRGHGGRRRGGRHAA
- a CDS encoding RICIN domain-containing protein: MRRVYAVLLALCLALAGALVTAGPAQAAPQTIVNGTQFTDVNGSPVHAHGGGVIKVGSYYYWFGEHRNADNTFRYVDAYRSSDLKNWEFRNHVLTEASDPELATANIERPKVMYNASTGKFVMWMHKENGSDYSEARAAVAVSDTVDGNYTWRGSFRPLGQHMSRDITVFVDTDGAGYMISAARENYDLQIYRLTSDYTGIAALVADPWHGGHREAPALFKRGGVYFMLTSGATGWSPNQQQYATATNITGPWTAMKNVGDSTTYGSQTAYVLPVQGTSTTSYLYLGDRWGNSFGGTVNDSRYVWLPLTFPTSTSMSMSWSPEVTIDTATGTISGASATYNTLIARHSSKCADVTSQSLWQGAQLKQYDCNGGANQRYWFKSVGSGYYQLAVRNSSLCVQENANTVTQENCNASATSQQWSLTTTGSYVNVKSRATGECLDVNGASTANSAAIITYTCNGASNQQWTRGV
- a CDS encoding glycoside hydrolase family 43 protein; the encoded protein is MSRYESHALDRRLMLKGALAAGALVAAPSVAHAATDVPSRKAAPFVNPLVRNRADPHIHRHSDGHYYFTATAPEYDRIILRRSRTLNGLATAAESVVWTKHATGPMGAHIWAPEIHRIGGKWYIYFAAAPAESVWDIRIWVLENSNRDPFKGTWVERGQLKTAWETFSLDATTFTHRGTRYLSWAQHEPGMDNNTAIWLSKMADPLTLTGPQVRLTTPEYDWETIGFKVNEGASFIKRNGRIFMSYSASATDHNYCMGLLTVDADADLMNPANWSKSPTPVFTSNDTTKQYGPGHNCFTVAEDGRTDVIVYHARQYKEIVGDPLNDPNRHTRVQKLGWKPDGTPDFGIPVADTAAGSAKESA